A genomic region of Caulobacter sp. NIBR2454 contains the following coding sequences:
- a CDS encoding SCP2 sterol-binding domain-containing protein: MATLQEVTDKIKGAVGDDSGLGKSLKFDLKGEGFIHIDGGEVSNEDKPADLTMTLSLADLIAMSQGQLDATMAFMSGRLKLSDMGLAMSLQPKLQALFSKA, from the coding sequence ATGGCTACGCTGCAGGAAGTCACCGACAAGATCAAAGGCGCGGTGGGCGACGACTCGGGTCTCGGCAAGAGCCTGAAGTTCGACCTTAAGGGCGAAGGCTTCATCCATATCGACGGCGGCGAAGTGTCCAACGAGGACAAGCCGGCCGACCTGACCATGACCCTCAGCCTGGCGGACCTGATCGCCATGAGCCAGGGCCAGCTCGACGCCACCATGGCGTTCATGAGCGGCCGGCTGAAGCTGTCGGACATGGGTCTGGCCATGTCGCTGCAGCCCAAGCTGCAGGCCCTGTTCAGCAAGGCCTGA
- a CDS encoding alpha/beta fold hydrolase yields MSRPAPLLDIAEAPVPAGGKAEWFDGAKGATLRAALFPAQGAPKGSVVLSGGRTEPIEKYYEVIRDLTGRGFTVLAHDWRGQGLSQRLLPDRLKGHAAGHADFMADYQALLAQFEARLPKPWIAMAHSMGGCLTMLVLTGGETRFSAAVLSAPMLGLPLDGRPFWMGRAMAAAQKLLGRSSAYVAEASGKGGGGAAPFEGQVLTHDRTRYDTWMKQLAANPDLDLGGVTWGWVDFALSAFAWMRAPGRLEKVSIPVTILAAGEEKLVWNPDAKMVAGRLPKGRFVEVPGSYHEILMETDDKRAVFWREFDAVAAGL; encoded by the coding sequence TTGTCCCGGCCGGCGCCTCTGCTCGATATCGCTGAGGCGCCCGTTCCGGCGGGCGGGAAAGCCGAATGGTTCGACGGCGCGAAGGGGGCGACCCTTCGCGCCGCTCTGTTTCCGGCGCAGGGGGCGCCGAAGGGTTCGGTCGTCCTCAGCGGCGGCCGCACCGAACCCATCGAGAAGTACTACGAGGTCATTCGTGACCTGACCGGCCGCGGCTTCACCGTTCTGGCCCATGACTGGCGCGGGCAGGGGCTGTCGCAGCGCCTGCTGCCGGACCGCCTCAAAGGGCACGCCGCCGGTCACGCCGATTTCATGGCCGACTACCAAGCCCTGCTGGCGCAGTTCGAAGCCCGCCTGCCCAAGCCGTGGATCGCCATGGCTCATTCCATGGGCGGGTGCCTGACCATGCTGGTGCTGACGGGGGGCGAGACAAGGTTCAGCGCCGCCGTGCTTTCGGCGCCGATGCTGGGCCTGCCTCTGGACGGCCGCCCGTTCTGGATGGGCCGCGCCATGGCCGCCGCGCAAAAGCTGCTCGGGCGCTCATCGGCCTATGTCGCCGAAGCGTCGGGCAAGGGCGGCGGCGGGGCCGCGCCGTTCGAGGGCCAGGTCCTGACTCACGACCGTACCCGCTATGACACCTGGATGAAGCAACTGGCCGCCAACCCGGACCTGGATCTGGGCGGGGTCACCTGGGGCTGGGTGGATTTCGCGCTTTCGGCCTTTGCCTGGATGCGGGCGCCAGGCCGGCTGGAGAAGGTCTCGATCCCGGTCACGATCCTGGCGGCGGGCGAGGAGAAGCTGGTCTGGAACCCTGACGCCAAGATGGTGGCCGGGCGTCTGCCCAAGGGCCGCTTCGTGG
- a CDS encoding class I SAM-dependent methyltransferase, whose product MQVRSDWSRRGLLLGSAGLVLAGCGRKVEETPASAPAKAKASDALAETLAGDWRSAADKARDQWRHPRQSLEFWGLKPGITVVEFWPGAGWYSDIVAPYLAASGGRLYAAHLQTDNPNDPTAGEIVEAYRRKLTERPRIYGKVEVTAFGPTSGPVAPAGTADLVLFLRNIHNWMAAGVAEKAFRDAFSALKPGGALGVEEHRADPGGVQDALAADGYVQQAYVIQLAKEAGFVLAADSEINANPKDTRDHPFGVWTLPPTRLSAPRGEAPKADFDHSKYDAIGESDRMTLKFVKPS is encoded by the coding sequence ATGCAGGTGCGGAGCGACTGGTCGCGACGCGGCCTTCTGCTCGGTTCGGCGGGGCTCGTCCTCGCCGGCTGCGGCCGCAAGGTCGAGGAGACGCCGGCCTCCGCGCCGGCCAAGGCCAAGGCGTCCGACGCCCTGGCCGAGACCCTCGCCGGTGACTGGCGCTCCGCCGCCGACAAGGCTCGCGATCAATGGCGTCACCCGCGCCAGAGCCTGGAATTCTGGGGGCTGAAGCCGGGGATCACGGTGGTCGAGTTCTGGCCGGGGGCCGGCTGGTACAGCGATATCGTCGCTCCCTATCTGGCGGCCAGCGGGGGCAGGCTCTATGCGGCCCACCTGCAGACCGACAATCCCAATGACCCGACCGCTGGCGAAATCGTCGAGGCCTACCGCCGCAAGCTGACCGAGCGGCCGCGTATCTATGGCAAGGTCGAGGTGACCGCCTTTGGCCCCACCAGCGGGCCGGTCGCCCCGGCGGGCACGGCCGATCTGGTTCTTTTCCTGCGCAATATCCACAACTGGATGGCGGCGGGGGTGGCCGAGAAAGCTTTCCGTGACGCCTTTTCCGCCCTGAAGCCCGGCGGCGCGCTGGGTGTGGAAGAGCACCGCGCCGATCCCGGCGGCGTTCAGGACGCCCTGGCGGCCGACGGCTATGTGCAGCAGGCCTATGTGATCCAACTTGCCAAGGAGGCGGGTTTTGTCCTGGCCGCCGACAGCGAGATCAACGCCAACCCGAAGGACACCCGGGACCATCCGTTCGGAGTCTGGACCCTGCCGCCCACGCGCCTGTCTGCGCCGCGCGGCGAAGCGCCCAAGGCCGACTTTGATCACAGCAAGTACGACGCTATCGGCGAAAGCGACCGTATGACGCTGAAATTCGTCAAACCGTCGTAA
- a CDS encoding class I SAM-dependent methyltransferase: MTTRRLAIAAGFAVATLMSAPAAFAADAALTAAVASPNRAANNVARDPHRHPAESLTFWGLKPKQTVIEVSPGGGYWLEILAPYAKATGGQYIAGVTDLENPKVSEGARKARADFEAKFSDKAKWGDIKFVNFGAVSKPLGAPNSADLVLTARNVHNWTAAGVADKIFADFFAVLKPGGLLAVEDHRADPKPQAGGGTDGYLSTATVIALAEKAGFKLDGQSEINANPKDTKDHPFGVWTLPPVRQSAASGQQPAADFDRAKYDAIGESDRMTLRFKKPA, translated from the coding sequence ATGACTACTCGTCGTCTCGCCATCGCCGCCGGCTTCGCCGTCGCGACCCTGATGTCCGCGCCGGCCGCGTTCGCCGCCGACGCCGCGCTCACGGCCGCCGTGGCCAGCCCGAACCGGGCCGCCAACAACGTGGCCCGCGACCCCCATCGCCATCCGGCGGAAAGCCTGACCTTCTGGGGCCTGAAGCCGAAGCAGACCGTGATCGAGGTTTCGCCCGGCGGCGGCTACTGGCTGGAGATCCTGGCGCCTTACGCCAAGGCCACCGGCGGTCAGTACATCGCCGGCGTGACCGACCTTGAGAACCCCAAGGTGTCGGAAGGCGCCCGCAAGGCCCGCGCCGACTTCGAAGCCAAGTTCTCGGACAAGGCCAAGTGGGGCGACATCAAGTTCGTCAACTTCGGCGCCGTGTCCAAGCCCCTGGGCGCGCCGAACTCGGCCGATCTGGTCCTGACCGCGCGCAACGTCCACAACTGGACCGCGGCCGGCGTGGCCGACAAGATTTTCGCCGACTTCTTCGCCGTGCTGAAGCCGGGCGGCCTGCTGGCCGTGGAGGACCACCGCGCCGATCCCAAGCCGCAGGCCGGCGGCGGCACCGACGGCTACCTGTCGACCGCCACCGTGATCGCCCTGGCGGAAAAGGCCGGCTTCAAGCTGGACGGCCAGTCCGAGATCAACGCCAACCCCAAGGACACCAAGGATCACCCCTTCGGCGTCTGGACTTTGCCGCCCGTGCGCCAGAGCGCGGCTTCCGGTCAGCAGCCGGCCGCCGATTTCGATCGCGCCAAGTATGACGCCATCGGCGAAAGCGACCGCATGACCCTGCGCTTCAAGAAGCCCGCCTGA